A window of Carboxydocella sporoproducens DSM 16521 genomic DNA:
TCAGAGTGACGTGCGATGGGAGCTGGTATTCCAGTACAATCACCCGCCTGCCGTAGGTTTTGGGCAGCTTCAGACGCACCCGGTTGCCCGGCAGTATTTCGAAAGCGTTCTGTTTAAAAGTCACGGTGCTGAGAGTATCTTTTTTCCGGAAGCCCGGCGGTTTTGCCAGTACATCGCCGTTTTTCCTGTGTGAGAACCATGACCGATAGGAGTCGTCCTGCTCGCCCAGGACTTCCTGAGCAGACTGGGAAGGCAGGAGCCTGTACCAGCGGTTGATTTTAAGTTCCCTACACTGCTCAACGAAACCGGGTATTCTACCAGTTTCGTTCCAGACAGTACGCCGGTGGTGGTTGGCTACATTCCACAGCTTGGTGGCAAAAAAACCCAGCAGGCCCAGGAGCAGGGCGTCCCGGTCGGAAAGGTTGATGACTTTGGCCCTGGCAGTGAGAGTCTGCGTTGGCATACCGTTACTGAACTTCTTTTTGCGTGCCAGCTCAATCACCCCCTGTTCACGATGTGGTCAAAACGGATGCACGTTTATGTCTATATTTCTGTTCCATAGCTATATTGTACCAGATTTATACAATACAAGGAAGACATTCCGGCAAAAAGCCCGGGTTTTGTAAATAAAAGAAAAAGCGAGGGGAGAGCATGAACCAGGAGTCTTTGAAACTAACGCCCCGCCAGTTATGGCGTCCTTGCGATGCCAGCAAGTTACCTTTTCGGGATACGACAGAGGTAGAGCCGGTAGGAGAAGTGCTCGGACAGCAGCGGGCCAAGCAAGCCCTGGAATTCGGCTTGAAAATCCGGCGTCCTGGTTACAATATTTTCGTGGCTGGAGAAACAGGGACGGGAAAACTCACTTATACCCGTAAGGTAATTGAAGGCCAGGCAGCCCAGGAACCCCGTCCCCAGGACTGGTGCTATGTCTATAATTTCAAGAAACCCAGTCAGCCCCGGGCTATTTCTCTACCGGCCGGACTGGGCAAGCAGTTTGTCAGGGATATGGAAGACATGGTAAACAGTCTGAAAAAAGAAGTACCCAAAGCCTTTGACAGTGAAAACAGCCAGAAAAAGAAAACCCTGCTCTGGCAGCAATTTGAACAGGAAAGCGAATTGCTTTATCAGCAACTGGAGAAAATGGCCAACCAGAAAGGATTTTCCCTCCATCGCACCAGTGAAGGGTTTGTTTCCGTACCCCTGCTGAACGGGGAACCCCTGACCGAGGAGGAATACAACAAGCTGGATCCAGGAACGCGACGGGATCTGGAAAAGGATTCCTCGTATCTGCAGGAAAAGCTGGTGGAAATGGTCAGCAAATTAAAAAAACTGGAGAAGAAGTATCAGCAAAAGGAAAAGCAGCTGGAGGGCCAGATGGCTTTGCTGGCTATCGGCCATTTGCTGGCTGATTTAAAGGACAAATACCGCCAGTATCATCAGGTAGTGGAATACATCAAGGGAATTCAGGAAGATATTATCAATAATCTGGAGAGCTTTAAGGAACCGGAAAAGGACGAAGTGGGAGAACAGCTGGCTTTTCTCCTGGGGGCCAAAAAAGGAGAAGACCCCTATGAAAAATATAAAGTCAACCTGCTGGTGGATAGCAGCGAAGTTAAAGGGGCACCGGTAGTTTATGAACCCAACCCTACTTTTACCAATTTGATTGGCAGGATTGAATATCAAAATGAACTGGGGGTTTTGTCCACCGACCATACCAAAATCAAAGCCGGGGCCCTGCATCGGGCCAATGGCGGCTATCTGATTTTGCAGGTCAAGGACGTACTGGCCAATCCAGCGGCCTGGGAGGCATTAAAAAGGGTTTTACGCAATGGCGAAATTCGCATCGAAAATCCTACCGACCACCAGGGGGTGGCGGTAATTACCACTTTGCAACCAGAACCGATTCCGGTTCAGGTTAAAGTGGTACTGACCGGTAGCCTGGAATATTATCAGCTGCTGCATGAGTATGATGAGGATTTTCCCAAATTGTTCAAAATCAGGGCGGAATTTGATGATGAACTGGTCAGAAGTGAGGAGAACGAACGAGCTATGGCTGGATTCATCGCTGCCCAGTGTCAGAAAAACGATCTCAAGCCTTTTGCGGCCTCGGGAGTGGCGCGGATTATCGAATACAGCTCCCGTCTGGCCGAACATCAGGATAAACTTTCAGCCCGTTTTAATGAAATCGTCGAAATTATTTTTGAAGCGGAAGCCTGGGCCACCCTGGCCGGAGCGGAAAGGGTGGAGGCTGAACATGTTGAAACCGCGATCAAGGAAAAAGTCTACCGTTCCAACCTCTATGAAGAGAAGCTGGGTGAACTGCTGGCTCAGGGTGTAATTCTGTTAGATACAAGTGGCAGCAAGGTGGGACAAATCAATGGACTGGCAGTGCTGGATACCGGGGACTATTCTTTTGGTAAGCCCTCTCGTATCACTGCCAATACCTATCTGGGGGAAGAGGGGATTATCAATATCGAGCGGGAAGTGCGCCTGTCCGGTCGTATCCATGACAAGGGGGTCATGATTTTGGCTGGCTATTTGGGAGCCCGCTATGCCCACCGGGTCCCCCTTTGTCTCTCGGCCAGTCTCTGTTTTGAACAGAACTATGATGGGGTGGATGGTGACAGCGCCTCTGCTGCTGAACTCTATGCCCTGCTTTCCAGTCTGGCCAACGTTCCCCTCAGACAGGACCTGGCGGTAACGGGTTCTGTAAATCAAAAAGGGGAAATTCAGCCCATTGGTGGCATTAATGAAAAAATTGAAGGCTTTTATTATACCTGCAAAGCCCGTGGACTGACTGGAACCCAGGGGGTTATTATGCCTGTACAGAATGTACCCAATCTGATGCTCAATGAAGAGGTGGTGGAAGCCGTTGCGGCCGGGCGCTTTCATCTTTATGCCATCAGCACCATCGACCAGGGGCTGGAGTTATTAACCGGGCTCCCGGCAGCGGAAATTCATCAACGGGTAGAGGCTCAGCTCCAGAAATACTATAATATTATCAGTGAAATGGGTGATAACTAATGCTGATTCGAAAAGCCAGGATGGCGGATGTGGAAAGCATGCACCAGCTGATTAATGAATGTGCCGCCCAGGGCCTTATGCTGGCCCGCTCCCGCAGCATGCTCTATGAAACCATCCGGGAATTTACCGTAATTGAAATCGAGGGCCAGGTAGTGGGAACCGGGGCCCTGCACGTCATCTGGGAGGACCTGGCTGAAATCCGGGCTCTGGCCCTGGCATCCGACTGGCGAGGAAAGGGGCTGGGCAGAAAACTGGTAGAGGCCCTGGTGGAAGAGGCAAGGGAACTGGGCTTACCCCGGGTTTTCGCTTTAACCTATCAGCTGGATTTTTTCCTGGCTTGCGGCTTCCGGGAAGTACCTATGGAGACATTACCCCATAAAGTCTGGAAGGAATGCATTAACTGCCCTAAATTTCCCAATTGTGATGAATATGCAGTCATTATAGAACTGAATGAAGGAGGAAGATAAACATGGTAGTTGAAGGTAAAATACTGGAACAGGAAGGAATTCTGGAAGTTTTGCGGCTGATGGCCATTGCCGCTCGTACGGCCCCCAAAGGCCGGGGGCGGGATACCCTGGTGACTGCGGCGGTTTTTCCCGGAGAAGATCTGCAGCGTTTACAGAGCGAAATGCGGCGCATTGCTGAAGAAACAGGAAGCCCGGCTGCCTTTTTTGCCCGCGATGCCGGTAACCTGGACCGGACGGCAGCGGTGTTTCTGGTGGGTAGCCGCTCAGAACGTTTGGGCTTGACCCCCTGTGGCTATTGTGGTTTTGCTAATTGCCAGGCCAATGCAGCTGCTGATGGCATCTGTGCCTTTAATATCACCGATTTGAGCATAGCCATTGCTTCTGCAGCGCAGGTTGCCGGTTTACATCATGTTGACCACCGGGTTTGGTTTTCCGTAGGAAAAGCGGCAGTTAATCTAAAACTGCTGGGAGAGGATGTCAAAATCATCTACGGTATACCCCTTTCAGTCAGCAGCAAAAATCCCTTTTTTGACCGTTAAGGGCGCAGTTTTTACTGCTGCCCTTTATTTTTTGTTATTTTAAAAACCTCTGATAGGATTTTATAAATTCATGTCGAAAACTGTTATAAAACAGAGAAGGTGAGAAGGGGTGGTATAGTGGTACAGCGCGGTCTCAGATTCAAGTTGATTTTATCCTTGTTTCTGGTGTTAGCGGTACTGACAGCCAGTTATGGTGTCTATCGCGTTTACTCGGAGCGAACAAGGGTAGAAGCGAATCTGACTGAGAAGGGGATGGGGCTGGCTCTGGCCGGTGCCCGGACCATTGAAAGCATTATCAGTTCGGATTTGCAAACAGGTATTATCCAGCGGGAACAACTTTTTCAGCGCCAGTACCGGCAGTTTGCGGAAGAAAACGGGGTCAAGAAATTCCATACCGTCTATGATGACTATGCCGAACAACACTGGCAAAAGGTTTTTGATGCCTTTTTGACTGATGAAGATATAGTCTATGCCCTGGCTGTGGATGACCGGGGTTATGCTCCGACCCATAACAGCAAATATCAGCAGCGGGCCAAAAGGATTTTCAATGACCCGGTAGGCCTGGCGGCAGCTCAGACCGAAAAAGCCCTGAAACAAGTTTATCACCGGGATACAGGGGAAGTGATCTGGGATTTCAGTTATCCCATTTATGTAGATGGCCAGAAATGGGGAGCTTTTCGGGTCGGGGTCTCGGTGGCCCGGGCAGAGGAGAAAATTGCTGCGGTCCGCAATAATGTAACTCTGCTGATGTTGCTGATGATTGCCCTCATCTTATGTGCGGTCTGGGTGACTACCAATTTGATTCTGAAACGGCCTCTGGATGCTATTCTGGCAGCAGTAGCTGAGCTGGCCCAGGGGCGGGGGGATTTAACCCGGCGCCTTAAAATTGAGCGCCAGGATGAGCTTGGGATTCTTGCGGGTTATATTAATAGCATGCTGGCCCAGTTGCAGGAAATGTTGAGACAGATATATGCCGGCGGAGAACAGGTAAATCAGCAGAGCCAATTACTGGTCAATGTTGTTGAAGATAACTCCCAATCAATTGCAAAAGTGAAAGAACGGACAGAAAAACTAAAACAGGCGATTCAGCAGCAACAACAGCAAACCACCGCCAGTTTGCAATTACTGGTTCAGCTGGCGCAAACAGTGCAGGAAGTTTCTGCTGGCTCTCAGAATCAGTTACGCCAGGTGGAGGCTGATGGACTGCTTTTGCGCAATGTGGCAGAAGGCATGGAAAAGGCTGCGCGAGCGGCAGAAAAAGTCAATGCGGAAAGTATAAAGGCCAGGGAGGCGGCCCAGGAGGGAGCCAGGGCAGTACAAACCACCATTACTGGAATGGAGGCGATTCAGGAGGCAGTAACGGCTACGGCACGCACCATCCATTCCCTGGGGGAACAATCGGAACAAATCAGTACTATTGTGCAGATGATTGACGATATAGCTGAACAGACAAACTTGCTGGCATTGAATGCGGCTATTGAAGCGGCCCGGGCCGGGGAACAGGGCAAAGGCTTTGCGGTTGTGGCCGATGAGGTCCGGAAACTGGCCGAAAGGTCTTCCAGAGCAACCAAGGAAATCAATCAGCTGGTTTCCCGGATTCAGGCTGGTGTAAATGAAGCCATTGCAGCGATGGAAAATGGCTTGTCTCAGGTTAGTAAAGGGGTAGAGCTGGCAGAAGGAGCCGGACAGGTTTTGACCGCCATCGACCAGGCGGTAGAAGAAGTGGCTGAACAGATTAGCAGTATTTCCGCTATCATTGAAGAGGTTACCGCCAGTACCAATGAAGTAGTTGGGGCGATGCAGAACATGACGAACATTGCCCAGCGCAATGAACTGGCCAGCCGGGAAATTGTCCAGATTGGTGACCAAAGCCGACAGGTGATGGAAGAAATCGCCCGTCTGGCAGGAGAGAGCAGCGGTCATAGTATAGAACTGGATCGGGAGATGGAGCAGATGCGGGCAGCTACCCAGCTGGTAGCTGCTTCGGCCGAAGAATTACTGCAGGTGGCAGAAGAACTGAAACAGCAGATCAGCCAGTTTAAAACAGAATAGAAAAACCCCAGCCCCGTTTCGGGGTTTGGGGTGTTTCTCTATTGCGGAGTGGGAGCCGGAACTTCCGGTGAAGTAGGGGGTTCTGGACTGGTAGTATTATCTGGAGGAGCAGGCTGGCTTACCGTTACCTGATGTTCTGGAATCTGGCATTTCTCTTTGGGCGCCTGTCCTTTAACATAGGTTTTCTTCACTACCAGTTCCGGTGGGCAGCCGCCGCTTTCTCCTGGACCGGGCACATTGGCCAGCACTTCCTTGCCATTATGGCTGGGGTCGGTACAGATGGCAACTGTTTCACTATTTCCAGGGTTATGCAGAGTACATACTTCTGTAGGAGCCATATTGGGCATAGGCACCTTGCTGGCACTGCGTTTGATAAAAACTTTGGTGACGACGTCGGGACAGTAAGGGCTAGGCAGGAGATTGCTGGCCGCTGAGACCTTAACCTCGATATGCAAGTCGCAGATTTCCTCCGGGACAGTTCCTTCAGCGAAATACTCTGTTACCAGATCCTCTTTGGGACAGATTTCCGAAGGCTTTTTGCCGGAAATTTTGCAGACGGTAGCCTGAACCACGCTGTCAGGTTTTTCGAAATTGACCGGTTCCAGGCCTTCATGGGCTTTGATCATGATTTTCTTCCAGATCAAAGCGGGATAACGACCGCCAAATTCCCGGGGCATGGGTTTGGGCTGGTCATAGCCAATCCACACCACGCCTACCAGTTTGGGAGTATAACCAGCAAACCAGATATCCTTGGCATCATTGGTAGTGCCGGTTTTACCGGCAACGGGCCAGCCGGGCAATTGCGCCCTGGTACCAGTACCATATTTAACCACTGATTGTAACATGTCAGTGAGCATGAAAGCAGTCGAAGATTTCAGGGCTTTGCGCTTTAAGGGGGCACTTTCCCAGATAACCTTACCGGTTTTGTCAGTGACTTTAAGAATGGCAGTTGGTTCAACATAGATACCTTTGTTGGCAAAAGCGGCATAGGCGCCAGCCATTTCCAGAGGGGTGACACCCCGGGAAAGACCGCCTAAAGCGATGCTGAGGCCGTTATCAGCCACCGGGTCCAGGGATTCGGTAGAAATACCCAGGTTGCGGGCGATTTTCATCGCTTTCTTGATACCTACTTCATCCAGTAACTTGACCGCTACCACGTTAACAGACCGGGTCAGAGCGGAGCGTAAGCTAGTCAGGCCTCCATAGGAGCCATCATAGTTTT
This region includes:
- a CDS encoding Lon protease family protein encodes the protein MNQESLKLTPRQLWRPCDASKLPFRDTTEVEPVGEVLGQQRAKQALEFGLKIRRPGYNIFVAGETGTGKLTYTRKVIEGQAAQEPRPQDWCYVYNFKKPSQPRAISLPAGLGKQFVRDMEDMVNSLKKEVPKAFDSENSQKKKTLLWQQFEQESELLYQQLEKMANQKGFSLHRTSEGFVSVPLLNGEPLTEEEYNKLDPGTRRDLEKDSSYLQEKLVEMVSKLKKLEKKYQQKEKQLEGQMALLAIGHLLADLKDKYRQYHQVVEYIKGIQEDIINNLESFKEPEKDEVGEQLAFLLGAKKGEDPYEKYKVNLLVDSSEVKGAPVVYEPNPTFTNLIGRIEYQNELGVLSTDHTKIKAGALHRANGGYLILQVKDVLANPAAWEALKRVLRNGEIRIENPTDHQGVAVITTLQPEPIPVQVKVVLTGSLEYYQLLHEYDEDFPKLFKIRAEFDDELVRSEENERAMAGFIAAQCQKNDLKPFAASGVARIIEYSSRLAEHQDKLSARFNEIVEIIFEAEAWATLAGAERVEAEHVETAIKEKVYRSNLYEEKLGELLAQGVILLDTSGSKVGQINGLAVLDTGDYSFGKPSRITANTYLGEEGIINIEREVRLSGRIHDKGVMILAGYLGARYAHRVPLCLSASLCFEQNYDGVDGDSASAAELYALLSSLANVPLRQDLAVTGSVNQKGEIQPIGGINEKIEGFYYTCKARGLTGTQGVIMPVQNVPNLMLNEEVVEAVAAGRFHLYAISTIDQGLELLTGLPAAEIHQRVEAQLQKYYNIISEMGDN
- a CDS encoding N-acetyltransferase, whose protein sequence is MLIRKARMADVESMHQLINECAAQGLMLARSRSMLYETIREFTVIEIEGQVVGTGALHVIWEDLAEIRALALASDWRGKGLGRKLVEALVEEARELGLPRVFALTYQLDFFLACGFREVPMETLPHKVWKECINCPKFPNCDEYAVIIELNEGGR
- a CDS encoding methyl-accepting chemotaxis protein — translated: MVQRGLRFKLILSLFLVLAVLTASYGVYRVYSERTRVEANLTEKGMGLALAGARTIESIISSDLQTGIIQREQLFQRQYRQFAEENGVKKFHTVYDDYAEQHWQKVFDAFLTDEDIVYALAVDDRGYAPTHNSKYQQRAKRIFNDPVGLAAAQTEKALKQVYHRDTGEVIWDFSYPIYVDGQKWGAFRVGVSVARAEEKIAAVRNNVTLLMLLMIALILCAVWVTTNLILKRPLDAILAAVAELAQGRGDLTRRLKIERQDELGILAGYINSMLAQLQEMLRQIYAGGEQVNQQSQLLVNVVEDNSQSIAKVKERTEKLKQAIQQQQQQTTASLQLLVQLAQTVQEVSAGSQNQLRQVEADGLLLRNVAEGMEKAARAAEKVNAESIKAREAAQEGARAVQTTITGMEAIQEAVTATARTIHSLGEQSEQISTIVQMIDDIAEQTNLLALNAAIEAARAGEQGKGFAVVADEVRKLAERSSRATKEINQLVSRIQAGVNEAIAAMENGLSQVSKGVELAEGAGQVLTAIDQAVEEVAEQISSISAIIEEVTASTNEVVGAMQNMTNIAQRNELASREIVQIGDQSRQVMEEIARLAGESSGHSIELDREMEQMRAATQLVAASAEELLQVAEELKQQISQFKTE
- a CDS encoding ferredoxin domain-containing protein, with the translated sequence MVVEGKILEQEGILEVLRLMAIAARTAPKGRGRDTLVTAAVFPGEDLQRLQSEMRRIAEETGSPAAFFARDAGNLDRTAAVFLVGSRSERLGLTPCGYCGFANCQANAAADGICAFNITDLSIAIASAAQVAGLHHVDHRVWFSVGKAAVNLKLLGEDVKIIYGIPLSVSSKNPFFDR